From the genome of Pelosinus fermentans DSM 17108:
CCTGAATATGCCCAGGAAATTGTAGAACTTGGCGTGAGCCATGTTACAGTAACGGTAAATTGTTTAGATCCTGCTATTGGGGCAAAGATCTATAAACATATTAATTACAAGGGACAGCATTACGAAGGAGAAGCGGGTGTTGCCATTCTGATTGCAAACCAATTGGCTGGTATTTCAAAACTCACAAGCCAGGGGATTATTGTAAAAATTAATATTGTAATGTTAAAGGGCATCAATGATCATCACATTCCAGAAGTGGTTAAGAAGATGAAGGAACTTGGTGTTTATATTACCAATATTATGCCGCTGATTCCAGCTCCGGGCAGTGTGTTTGAAAATTTCCCTCAGACTACCATGAAAGATGTTAATGAGATGAGAAATTCCTGTGAATTAGATGTCATGCAAATGCGCCACTGTAAACAATGCCGTGCAGATGCTATCGGATTGCTTGGTGAAGATCGTTCCCAAGAATTTCGGGATCATGAGGAATCCCTTACTGTTTTTCAACAGGTAATGTAATGCTAGTTAAAGATTGGAAGGAGAGTGGTCCAAATGAGACAGATGGTTATGGTGTCTGATCAGACGATCAATGAAGCATTACGCTTAGGTACATCAATGGCTGCTATTGAGTTGATGATACCGATTTTGAAAAAATATGGAATAGCAAACTTCGATGTATCTCTTGATTATTTGCCAAGTGATGGTGTTCCAAAGCAGCTTCTTTTACACCCGCTGCTGCGCTGTAAAATTCATTCTTCCTTGGACGAAATAGCAAAGGTCAGACAAATGGGATTTTCAAAAGTAATCCTTTCCTGGTTTCATCAGCCCTCTCAGTCTTCATTGGATCAACTTACAGAAGCATTAACGGCAGCCCAGGAATTTGCTCAGGAAATCTATTTATGTATTGAAAATGCAGAAGAACTTACTATACCTGAGTTAACTTCCTATTGGTCACTACTATCTCGTTATCGGGTGAAACGATTTATTTATCAAGATGTGAGAAGCAGCTTGGAGCCTTTGGGTGTCTGCCGAAAATTAGAGAGCTTGCAGCAGACAGTACCTTGTCCCATCGAATTTCATGGACATAATACCTATGGATTAGCTACTGCCAATAGCTTGGCAGCGCTAAGGTCAGGAGTTCAATATGTGGCAGCAGCAGTGAGTGGTATCGGATCGCCAAATCATGCTGCCATGGAAGAAGTCTTGATGGCGGTGAAACATTTATGGAAACAAGATCAAGTGCCGTCAGGAAGTTCCCTGACCGCAGATTGTATAGAGATACTATCCTATATGGGGATTTCACTGCCTGTTGATAAGGCTTTGATTGGCCGGGATGTATTCGCTCATGAATCAGGAATACATGTGGATGGCATTACCAAAAACCCGCTGCTTTATGAAGTCATTCAACCAGAGGAAGTGGGGCAAACCAGGCAATTGATCATTGGTAAGCATTCGGGAACTGCGTCTCTTAAAATAAAATTTTTGCAATGGAATTTAGAATTGGATCAGGCAGAAGCCTTAGAATTGTTAGAAAAGGTCAGGAGACTCGCATCTGTGCAAAAAAGACCGTTATCTGATTTAGAGCTGCATCAGCTATATTGGCGAAGGAATCAAATGGATCAAAGTCAGTTGGGGTAGCTTCCAGGGATAGAGGAGGATTGTACCATGGATGGTAAAATGGGATTCCAACTTGTTGACACTACCTTTCGTGATGGCGAGCAGTCAGCAGGGGTTGTTTTTTCTACTGAAGAAAAAATAAATATGGCGATTGCTTTGGATCGGGCTGGTGTTGCTTGGATTGAGGCTGGTACACCAGCAATGGGGCAAGAAGAGCAAGAAACCTTACGTTCTCTTTTGGCATTACCTTTGCGGACAACCTTAATTGCTTGGAATCGGGCAGAATTGGCTGATATTCGTGCATCCTTATCCTGTGGCTTTTCTTGTATTCATATTTCATTACCAGTATCTGATTTGCATATATCCCAAAAGCTGAAAAAAGATCGTGAATGGGTGATTCAGCAATTGAAGACGGCATTGCAGCTAGTCCAAAGTTATGGCTGTACGATTACAGTAGGTGCGGAAGATACTTCAAGAGCAGATTCTGATTTTTTCCTGAAATTTGCTGATGTTGCTGCTCAATATGGGGCCACGAGAATTCGATTTGCCGATACGGTAGGCTGCTTGGACCCGTTTATGACATTCGATCGTTTGCAGGATGTAGTCAAACGATGTTCCCTTCCTATTGAATTTCATGGTCATAATGATTTTGGTCTGGCTACAGCCAATACGTTAGCTGCCTTTCAGGCTGGAGTTCAGTTTGCAAGTGTTACCTTAGCAGGGATTGGTGAACGGGCGGGAAATGCATCCTTAGAGGAAGTTGTGGCTTCCTTGGAAAAATTTTATGGATATCATTGCGGCATTGAAGCAAGTCATTTAGGTTCATTAGCCGATTTAGTTGCGAAGGCAAGCAATAGACCTTTATTTCCTTATCGTCCCGTGGTGGGATCCGTTTGCCGAAAGACTATATTGTAGTGAGTACAAGGAAGTGTACTACCCAAAAGAGGAGAAAAATATGAAAAATATTGCTCATCATTATTTCGCCTATGGTTCGAATATGAATTTAATGCAAATGCAGCAACGATGTTTGAACCCTAAAGTGCTCGGAATTGCTCGTTTACCTGGATACAGAGTTGAATTTTATGGATATTCTGCCATATGGGACGGAGGACAGGAAACGGTAGTTACTGATCTTGATTCGGAAGTTTGGGGTGTGTTATACGAATTGCAGTTTTCTGATCGGGAGCAGCTAGACTTTTATGTAGACGCCCGTTTTGATGGAACAGGACAGTATTTTCACTATCCCTTGGATGTAATCGATAGTGAGCAAAGAGCAATCGATGCTGTGATTTATAAAAAAGATAAAGGCGGTGAAGAGACATCTCCTAGTGCAGAATATTTAAGTTTCATTATACAAGGTGCAAAAGAACAAGGCTTACCGGAAGGGTATATAGCATTATTGCAGAATAGAATAACCAAGCCCGCTGCATATGCGGTGCCTCTCGTGAGAAAATCGAAGTTCAGTTATATGAACATCAGTTGCGGCGATTGTGGTGAATAAAATTCTCTTTAAAATCCAGTTATGAAAGGATAGAAACAAGCATGAGACTCCATTATTTGCAGCATGTCCCATTTGAAAATCCCGGCAGCATTTTAACATGGGCAAAGGAAAATGACCATGTTATAACCAATACACAATTATATCAAAATGCCTCATTGCCAAAACAGCAGGATTTTGATTGGCTTGTGGTCATGGGTGGTCCAATGAATATTTATGAAGAAGAGAAATATCCCTGGCTTGCCGCTGAAAAGGCGTTCATCCGAGAAGCTATTGCATCTGGTAAAGTAATTATTGGTCTATGTCTGGGAGGCCAATTGATTGCCGACGTGATAGGCGGCAAAGTAACGCAAAACCCTTATAAGGAAATTGGCTGGCTTCCTCTCCAATTAAGTGAGAAGGCAAGGCTATCACCTTTATTTTCTTTTTTCCCTGAGCAGCCGATTGTTTTTCAGTGGCATGGGGATACTTTCAGTGTTCTGCCGGAAGATGCAGAGTGTATCGCCCAAAGTCAAGCCTGCAGGCATCAGGCCTTCATTTATAAAAAAAGAGTGTTTGGATTTCAATATCATATGGAGAACACATTGTCCATTATAGAAGGTCTTGTAGAAAATTGCCGCGACGAAATGGTACCGGATCTTTATGTGCAGACGCCGGAAGAGCTCCTAGCTCACCCTGAATATATCGAACAAAACAATAGGTGGATGAATCAGTTTCTTACACAGCTGGAAAAAATGTATAGAGAGGAGGAACTTTGATGCATCAGGTTAGTTATACCAAGAGAAATTGTACAGATCAAAATAAAATTGAAACATTTCTTTTGCAAGAAAGAGTGGGCGTACTTGGAATGGTAAGCGATAGTTTGCCCTATGCCGTTCCGGTAAATTATGTATGGCACAACGGTTCTATTTACTTTCATGGTATGGGTTCAGGGAAAAAGGTAGAGATCCTTTCTCAAAGTCCTCCTGTTTGTTTCACTATATATAAAGAACATGGAACAGTAACCGATCCGGTTCCCTGTCATGCCGATACATCCTATATGAGTGTTATGATTTTCGGTAAGGCTGAAAAGGTGACTGATTATGAAGAGGCTGCTGCGGTTCTTCAGGAATTGCTTGAAAAATTCATGCCTGAATATTATAGCCATCCCTTAACCAGCAATTTGATTGAGAAATACCGCTCGGGAATGGATGGGAATGGGGTTGCAGTTTATCGGCTAACGCCACAGGAAATGACGGCGAAAGAAAACGCGGTGGAAGCGGATCAATTGTTTAACCAAAAAGAGCAGTGATTCATGATAAATTCTTTGCTACTGTCAGTAATCGCAGAGGCGCAGAGTACGCTGAGGGGGATTTTTTAATCCGATTTATTTCTCCTCTGTGTTCTCTGCGCCTCTGCGGTTAAAAATATTGATCTTTTTTTTAGTTTACATAGAAGCCAACATTTTGCTGTGCAGCAGGATGTTGGCTTCTCTATGTAAATAAATAGATTGAAAGCGATGAAACATATGGGTATAATGAAAATAAACTAAAATCATCCTTTGTGTACAATGACGTACCGGTCGGATGTGCTGATGCACTCTGGAACCGGTTTTAATTTTAGGTAAGAGAAAAAAGTTAGTAATTAAAAACGATAAAAACGGATATTCTGTAAATGACCAGGCAGTAAAAGGGAGGGAAGGATATGGAGCAAATACAACTGACGATGACAATTGGTGAAATTATTAAGAACTATCCTGAAACGCGTGAGGTCTTCATTAATAATGGCTTTGCTATTTTTGCCGATGATACGGTAATACAGCAGCTGGGAGTAGTCCTAAAATTAAAAACGGCATTAAAAAGTAAAAATATAAATGAAGAATCTTTTATGAAACTGCTGCAAGGAAAAATTGCAGAAACAGACAGATATAAGAACTTACAAACGACAGTGCTTGAAAATGACACAAACCACTTAAATATGCTGTCCCTATTGCCTTGCCCATTAAAAGTTCCCATGCAAGGGGAATTAAAATTATTTCTGGACTATTTGCGTGAAGAAAAAAATCTGCCCTTGAATTACTGCATCGAATCTTTTTTCAATGATCATTTGGATTATGAGGATTATCTGGAGCATTTTGAAGAGGCAGATGAAATTCCTGATATTATCATGACTGCCGGCTACGGTTTTTTTTATAAAAACTTCATGGATCGCTTTGTTGCCAAAGGAATCTTTGCTGACGTGATCAATCGTCCCGTAAATTCTCGTCTGGCTGAGGCTGGTATCATTGATCCTGATGGGCATTTTACAGTGATTGGAGCCAATGTTCTTGTTATGGTAGTGGATCAGAATCGCTTAGGAAACATTCCTATGCCTAAGACCTGGGGGGATTTATTAAAACCTGAGTATGAAAACAAAGTAGTGATGCGCGGGCATGGTGATATTTTTTGTGATGTTGTACAGCTTAATTATTATAAAGATTATGGAGCAGCGGGAGTGGAGCAATTAGGACGGTCTGTAAAGTATGGACTCCATCCGGCACAAATGGTAAAAGAGCTTACCAGCAGCCGTAAAGATGTACCGCCGATTCATATTATGCCTTACTTTTTTTACAAAACCATGAAGGAGTCTGCTCATATAAAAATCCTATGGCCCGAAGACGGAGTCTTAATCTATCCGATATCTGTGCTGATTAAAGCGGATAAGATGCAGGAATTGCAAGAATTAGCGGAGTATCTGACAGGTCCGGAAATTGCACGGATTTGTGCAGAAGCGTATTTTCCGGCCACCCATCGGGATGTGAAGATGAACCTTCCTGAACATGTGAAATTAAAATGGCTGGGCTGGGATTTTATTAAAAATAATGATATGAAATACCTTGTGGAAACCATGAATGATACCTTTATGCGGGTATATCGCGGGGGAGGAAAAGAAGTATGCAGCTGATTACGGTTGCCGGACCACCCTCGGCGGGTAAAACTTCCGTTATGTTAAAGATCATTGAAACTCTTCAGGAAGAAACGCTGAGGGTAGGTGTGATCAAGTTTGATTGTTTGTCTACCCAGGATCAGATTCTCTATCAAAAAAAAGGCATCGAGGCAAAGATTGGTCTGTCGGGAAATCTTTGTCCAGACCATTTTTTTGTGAGTAATGTTCAGGATTGCTTACTATGGTCGCAAAAAAATAATTTGGATATGTTAATTACGGAGAGTGCTGGTTTGTGCAATCGGTGTTCTCCTCATATTCGTGATGTCATGGCAGTTTGTGTAATTGACAATTTGAGCGGTGTGAATACTCCAAGAAAAGTGGGGCCTATGCTGAAATTGGCCGATATCGTCATTATAACGAAGGGGGATATTGTTTCCCAAGCGGAGCGGGAGGTCTTTGCTTTTCGAGTGAAGCAGGCAAACCCAAGTGCAATCATTGTTCATGTAAATGGTATTACTGGTCAGGGTGCCAGGGAAGTTGGCCAGCTCTTTAAAGGAGCGCAAAGTGTGGATAGTCTTACTGATTATCATTTGCGTTTTTCCATGCCGGCAGCTACTTGTTCCTATTGCTTAGGACAAACTCGTATCGGGCAAAACTTTCAAATGGGAAATGTTCGCAAAATGGATCTTAGCTAGAAGCAGATCACATCATAGTAAGTAGGGTTATTAGGAAGGTGGAAATGCCATGTGGGATAGCTTGTCTGTAATGACAATAAAGCAATTATTTAGTTCGTATCCCTATGCAGCCGATTTTTTTTCGTCGCTGCCGAATCTAGAGCAAAGTGAGGAGTCTTCTGTTGGAGCATATTTCGCTGCAATCGAGGAAGATACATTGCAAGATTTAGGGATTGGCCGGCAAGAGTTTTTAGAGCAGTTTCTTTCTTTTATGCTGCAAATGGAAAAATTAAAAGAAGATAAGGTCAAAATTGAATCCATTACGATTATAGGCGGCAAGGACAAGCAGGGAAAAGCCGAAGACATAGAATTAACGATCCATGCGGGAGAAATTGTCTGTATTGTGGGACCTACTGGTTCCGGCAAGAGCCGATTACTTGCTGATATTGAATGGGTAGCGCAGCAGGATACACCAACCAATCGCAAAATATTGATTAATGGACAGCTGCCTGATATGAGGTGCCGATTTTCTGTTGAACATAAGCTGGTGGCTCAGCTTTCTCAGAATATGAACTTTATTATGGATCTATCTGTAGAAGAATTTGTCAGTATGCATGCAGAAAGCAGAATGCTGGAGAATATAGAAGAAGTGACCAGTCATATTATCGCTAAGGCCAACGAATTGGCCGGAGAACAATTTAACCCCGATACACCTGTTACCTCCTTAAGCGGAGGCCAGTCCCGGGCTTTAATGATTGCCGATACAGCCTATTTAAGCTCGTCCCCCATTGTGCTGATTGACGAAATCGAAAATGCTGGTATTGATCGTCAAAATGCTCTGCGGCTGCTAATTGATAAGCAAAAAATCGTATTGATGGCAACTCATGACCCGATATTGGCATTAATGGGGGATAAACGGATTGTGATTAAGAATGGGGGGATCAGTAAGGTTATTTTAACGTCTGAAAAAGAGCGTGGGAATTTAATCCTGTTAACGGCAATCGACCGTAAGATGTTAGCCATTCGAGAAGTGTTGCGCAGTGGTGGACATATTGATGAAATTCCAATGGCGTTGGAAGAAATAATCTGATAATAATAATGGTGAGAAAATAGTTGTAATAAAAGCAAATAAATACCTTTTTTTAGGTATATTTATGTTGAATATGATGTAGAATAATGCTAGAATTTGGAATAAGAAAGCCTGTCATTTTCAGGTAAGTACATATTAAGAGAGGAGATATTATTATGAAAATTAGCGGCAGAAACAAATTGCAAGGCATTGTTAAAGAAGTGGTTAAAGGCGCTGTAATGGCTAAAGTTGTGGTTGACTATAAAGGTGACGAAATTGTCTCTACGATTACTGTGGATTCCATCGATGATTTGGGATTAAAAGTGGGTGATGAAGTAACGGCATTAATTAAATCCACGGAAGTTATGATCATCAAGTAATACCCTTACAGATAAGAAGAAATGGATATAAAAAATAACAGTGCCGCCATCAATATTGATGGTGGCACTGTTTTGTTAAAGATAAAAAGATGCAACGGATTATAAAACATCTTTTTTACTAATAAAAGTATTGAAAAGAACTTCTTGTCGTTTTGCCGTTTCCATTCATATTCCAGGAAGGTGGCGGCTCAGATACTTGCTGTCCTTGGTGGAGAAATAAGACTTCACTGCCTATTGCCTGGGCTTCTTCTGGTGAATGGGTGACAAGGACGAAGGGAATGTTCCAGATTTCCTGCAGTCTTTTTAGCTCATCCTGTAATTCGTAGCGACTTTGGGCATCTAGAGCAGATAAGGGTTCGTCGAGCAAAAGGATCTGAGGTTCAGCCATTAATGCACGAGCCATAGCCACCCGTTGTTTTTCACCGCCAGATAATTGGCTTATGGAGCGGTGGGGGAGATGTTCGATTTTTAATAAAGTAATCAACTTTTCGTATAATTCATTGGCCTCTTGGCTGGGAGTTTTTACTCCATACCAAATATTATGCTTAACATTCATATGGGGAAACAGTGCGAAGTCCTGAAACATATAGCTGACATTTCTCTTTTTAGGTGGTAAATGAATTGCTTTCGTAGAAGAATAAAAAACAGTATCATTAGAAACAATACTGCCTTCATCGGGTTTCAGTAAACCTGCAATACAGCGCAAGATGGTTGTTTTACCACAGCCGGAAGGACCAAATAAAACAATTGTTTTATTTGGAGCAGTAAAGGAGATATTCAGAGTAAAATCAGATAATTTTTTTTTGATATCTACTGTTAGCATGATGTGCTCCTTCCTTTTAGTGCAAAGTAATGTTTTTTCCTTTCCAATGGTTTAATCCGAAAATAATAGAAAAGGTGATTACGCTGATAATGATTACATACATCCCTGCTGTTATTAAGTCATTTGATTCTGTGGCAAAATAAATTGCCAATGGAATAGTTTGTGTCTTGCCGGGGATATTACCGGCAATCATAATGGTAGCGCCAAATTCTCCCAAGGTTCTTGCAAAGGATAGTACCAAACCGGACACCAGCCCCGGCCAGGATAAGGGCATGGTAACTGTCCAAAATACCCGCCATTCGCTAGCTCCTAAGGTGCGGGCAGCATCTTCTAGTGTCTTATCGATACTTTCAAAGGCTGCCTTAGTACTCTGGTACATTAACGGAAAGGATACAACAGTACCTGCCAGAACAGCTGCAGATTGAGTAAAAATAATCTGCATGTCAAAATATTTCGTTAGAAGAATTCCGACGGGTCCTTGTTTACCAACTAAGATTAACAGTAAAAATCCAATGACGACAGGAGGTAAAACCAAGGGAAGAGTAAAAAAAGATTCGAGAGCTGCTTTGCCTGGAATATCGGTGCTGCGCATGACATAAGCCGATAATACGCCAAGAAAAAATACAAAGAGCACTGAAATAGATGCAACCTTGATTGAAAGAATAACGGGCTGCCATTCGACCATACGTTTTCACCTGCACCATCTTGTTAAATTTGTATGATATAAAACGCACTAAGGACTGCTTATATCTGGAAAGTGAAAGATACTATCGCTCTTTGCGCAATTTCTTATTCACAATATCCTGACGGCTAATCGTTAGTGCGTTTGAACTGATTATTTACTCATGGTAAAACCGTATTTTTCAAAAATAGCTTTGCATTCAGGAGTGCTTAAGTAGGCAAGAAAATCAGCAGCTGCTTTTTCTTGCTTGGTTCCTGATAAAACTGCCGCTGGATAAAGAATTGGCTGGTGAGATCCTTCTGGTGCAGTAGCTGCGATTTTCACTTTGTCACTGGATGCAGCATCTGTTTTATAAACGATACCCGCTTCTACGTTGCCTGTCTCCACATAGGTTAAGACGGTACGAACATCTTTGGCAAGAACCGCTTTGCTTTGTATTTTATCCCAGATTCCCAATTTCTTTAGAACTTCCTGTGCATATTGTCCTGCTGGTACCGATCCTGTTTCACCAATACTTACTTTTTGAACATCATCCTTTGTTAAATCTTCATATTTTGTGATGTTGAGGGTAGAGGCTGTAGGAACAATCACAACGAGTTTGTTCTCTACTAAGTTTTTACGTGTAGCCTTATTTACCAGGTTTTTTTCTTCTAAGTCATTCATCTGTTTTGGTGCTGCGGAAATAAAAATGTCAGCGGGAGCACCTTGTTCGATTTGCTTTTGTAAAGCACCTGAGGCTCCAAGATTATAGACCAGCTTAACATTGACATTTTTTGTTTCATAGTTCTTTTGGATTTCAGCAAGAGCATCCTTTAAACTGACTGCGGCAGAGACGTTTAGCTCAACTTTTTCTGGTGGTGTGGCTGGAGTTGCTGGTTTTTCACCACTGCATCCTGTAGTTATGGCAGCTAATATTAATAAGGCTGCCATTAAAAATAATAATAAACGTTTTTTCAATGAATTTTCCTCCCCGATTTTTAATTTGAATAATTCATTCTATAAAAAAACAACTAACTTAGCCCCAACAGAACTAGATTAGTTGATACAACATCGTATCTTTATATTAAATAAAACAAAGGCTGCAGATAATAATATTTATGTAAAATAATAATGACTTTATAACTAAAATACTACAAAATGATACCAGAGTCAATATAAAAGTCTTTGTTTTTATATTAGAAAGGGGTTGAAAGATATATAGCAGCAATGTATAATTGGTTTAAGTTTAATATAGTATTGTTTGGTTGAAATACAACCAATTCTGTGTACAAAGAAGTACCGGCTGAACATGATCATGTTCGCAGCCGGTACTTCTTTTATGATAAAAATAGAATATTAAAGTTCTGCCATTATATCGCCCATCTGGGATACATCATAGCCACCCATACCTGCGATTTCATTGCGGAATATAGGAGAACGCAATATTGACATCAAGGCTTGGAAGTGAGGTTTCTCTAAATCATGCCGTAACATAACTAAATCATAACGTTCTTTTTGCAATGGAATAAATTCAACATTCTGTACCTGCATCGCTGCCTTTTCAATACCTAACCCAACATCAGCATCACCTCGGGCAACTGCGCTGGCGATAGCAAGATGACTGGTTTCTTCCTGGCTATAGTTTGGAATGGCTCTAGGATCAAGTTTGAGTTGCTGAAACTTTTCATCAAGCAATACCCTGGCACCAGAGCCTCGTTCTCTATTGATGAAGCGAATATCTGATCGCAGTAAATCTGGCCAATTCTTTATATTCTTTGGATTGCCAGGAGCTACATAAAACCCTTCATAGCGATAGACTAAATTAATAATAAGTGCTCTTTGACCTGGCAGCAAATGACGAACATAGGGGGTGTTATATTCTCCAGTATCTCCATCCCAAAGGTGAGTAGTAATCAAATTAGCTGTACCGCGGTATAAGGCAATCAAGCCATCCATACTACCATTAAAGCAGCGCAAAGAACGAACTTGAGGCATCTGTTTTTCTAAATGACGTGTTAGCACGTCTAGAACAGCATCCTGTCCATAAATGATTAAACCATCTTGAGCGGCTAAAGAGACATTGGCAGTTTGAGCGGCAGGCGGTGCAGCTATACTATTTGTACCTTTTGCATTGTTCATGTATTTTTCCAGATCTGCTGCTTCTATGCGTAATTTACGGCCTATATGATAAGCAGTCAATTCGCCGCGTTTGATGAATTCATAAACAGTGAAACGTGAAATTTTAAGTATTTTAGCAACTTCTTCCGGGGTGTAAGCTATCGTATTTGCCATTTACTATCACCTCATAGGTTACTTGAATTTAATGTTTACAGCATATCTTATTTTCAATGATTTAACAACGGACAATCTGTAAATTCATGACCCTTTATAAAAAGAAAGATAGCTTCTAAAATATTTTGCACTAATTATAAAAATTTATAAGGAGGAATAAATGATGAAAATCTATCCATTAGAGCGTGGTTTAGAGGAAGATTGTCCCTATGCGGACATTACTACTGAGCTATTAGGAATCCAAGGGCAGGGACGATTAAAATTCGTCACTAGGGAGGAGGCGGTTGTTACTGGCATATTGCGTCTAAAAGAATTTTTTGAAGCCCAAAAGCTAGTGGTGCTGTTCTGGCAAAAATCCCGGGACTTGCTAAAATCAGGGGACACGATAATTGAGGTAATTGGTGATTTAAAAGTGCTTTTTAAAATGTGGCGGATCAGCCAAACCTATCTTACAGCTCTTTGTGCGATTGCGAC
Proteins encoded in this window:
- the modB gene encoding molybdate ABC transporter permease subunit; translation: MVEWQPVILSIKVASISVLFVFFLGVLSAYVMRSTDIPGKAALESFFTLPLVLPPVVIGFLLLILVGKQGPVGILLTKYFDMQIIFTQSAAVLAGTVVSFPLMYQSTKAAFESIDKTLEDAARTLGASEWRVFWTVTMPLSWPGLVSGLVLSFARTLGEFGATIMIAGNIPGKTQTIPLAIYFATESNDLITAGMYVIIISVITFSIIFGLNHWKGKNITLH
- the modA gene encoding molybdate ABC transporter substrate-binding protein → MKKRLLLFLMAALLILAAITTGCSGEKPATPATPPEKVELNVSAAVSLKDALAEIQKNYETKNVNVKLVYNLGASGALQKQIEQGAPADIFISAAPKQMNDLEEKNLVNKATRKNLVENKLVVIVPTASTLNITKYEDLTKDDVQKVSIGETGSVPAGQYAQEVLKKLGIWDKIQSKAVLAKDVRTVLTYVETGNVEAGIVYKTDAASSDKVKIAATAPEGSHQPILYPAAVLSGTKQEKAAADFLAYLSTPECKAIFEKYGFTMSK
- a CDS encoding substrate-binding domain-containing protein is translated as MANTIAYTPEEVAKILKISRFTVYEFIKRGELTAYHIGRKLRIEAADLEKYMNNAKGTNSIAAPPAAQTANVSLAAQDGLIIYGQDAVLDVLTRHLEKQMPQVRSLRCFNGSMDGLIALYRGTANLITTHLWDGDTGEYNTPYVRHLLPGQRALIINLVYRYEGFYVAPGNPKNIKNWPDLLRSDIRFINRERGSGARVLLDEKFQQLKLDPRAIPNYSQEETSHLAIASAVARGDADVGLGIEKAAMQVQNVEFIPLQKERYDLVMLRHDLEKPHFQALMSILRSPIFRNEIAGMGGYDVSQMGDIMAEL